In Elaeis guineensis isolate ETL-2024a chromosome 1, EG11, whole genome shotgun sequence, a genomic segment contains:
- the LOC105038036 gene encoding ribonucleoside-diphosphate reductase large subunit, with amino-acid sequence MYVVKRDGRREAVHFDKITARLKKLSYGLSPEHCDPVLVAQKVCAGVYKGVTTSQLDELAAETAAAMTASHPDYASLAARIAVSNLHKNTKKSFSETVKVMYNHINERSGQKAPLIADDVYEIIMKNAARLDSEIIYDRDFDYDYFGFKTLERSYLLKASGKAVERPQHMLMRVAVGIHKDDIDSAIRTYHLMSQRWFTHASPTLFNSGTPRPQLSSCFLVCMKDDSIEGIYDTLKECAVISKSAGGVGISAHNIRATGSYIRGTNGTSNGIVPMLRVFNDTARYVDQGGGKRKGAFAVYLEPWHADIFEFLDLRKNHGKEEHRARDLFYALWIPDLFMTRVQSNGQWCLFCPNEAPGLADCWGDEFEKLYAKYESEGKAKKVVAAQNLWFEILKSQIETGTPYMLFKDTCNRKSNQQNLGTIKSSNLCTEIIEFTSPTETAVCNLASIALPRFVREKGVSIESHPSKLVGSSGSRNRYFDFDKLAEVTAIVTANLNKIIDINYYPVESARISNLRHRPMGIGVQGLADTFILLGMPFDSPEAQKLNKDIFETIYYNALKASSELAAKEGPYETYQGSPISKGIIQPDMWNVTPSDQWDWPMLRDMISKNGVRNSLLVAPMPTASTSHILGNNECFEPYTSNIYSRRVLSGEFVVVNKHLLHDLTEMGLWSPALKNKIIYEDGSVLQIPEIPDHLKAIYKTVWEIKQRTLVDMALDRGCYIDQSQSLNIHMDQPNFGKLTSLHFYAWSKGLKTGMYYLRTRAAADAIKFTVDISLLKKPKPVDDDREAKMAQVVCSLDNREECMACGS; translated from the exons ATGTATGTGGTGAAGAGGGATGGGCGGCGGGAGGCCGTCCACTTCGACAAGATCACGGCGAGGCTCAAGAAGCTGAGCTACGGCCTGAGCCCTGAGCACTGCGACCCCGTGCTCGTGGCCCAGAAGGTCTGCGCCGGGGTCTACAAGGGCGTCACCACGAGCCAGCTTGACGAGCTTGCTGCCGAGACTGCTGCCGCCATGACTGCTAGCCACCCTGACTACGCCTCG CTTGCTGCTAGGATTGCAGTCTCGAATCTTCACAAGAACACGAAGAAGTCGTTCTCAGAGAC GGTCAAGGTGATGTACAATCATATCAACGAGAGATCTGGGCAGAAGGCCCCTTTGATTGCTGATGATGTTTATGAGATCATCATGAAG AATGCTGCTCGTTTGGACAGTGAGATAATTTATGACCGAGATTTCGATTATGACTACTTTGGTTTTAAAACTCTCGAGAGGTCCTATCTCCTAAAAGCTTCTGGAAAAGCAGTAGAAAGGCCGCAGCACATGCTGATGAGAGTTGCTGTTGGAATCCACAAGGATGATATTGACTCTGCAATCAGAACATATCATTTGATGTCTCAGCGGTGGTTCACTCATGCATCTCCCACCTTGTTTAATTCAGGGACTCCTAGGCCACAA TTAAGTAGCTGCTTCTTGGTTTGCATGAAAGATGATAGCATTGAGGGCATATATGATACTTTAAAGGAGTGTGCTGTTATAAGCAAATCTGCTGGAGGAGTTGGCATATCTGCTCACAATATTCGTGCAACTGGTAGTTATATCCGTGGGACAAATGGGACATCCAATGGCATCGTTCCAATGTTGAGGGTTTTTAATGATACTGCTCGTTATGTTGATCAAGGGGGCGGCAAGAGAAAAG GTGCATTTGCGGTGTATTTGGAGCCTTGGCATGCTGATATTTTTGAATTCCTTGATCTTAGAAAGAATCATGGAAAG GAAGAGCACAGAGCTCGAGATCTGTTTTATGCCCTCTGGATTCCTGATTTGTTCATGACAAGGGTCCAAAGTAATGGACAATGGTGTTTATTTTGCCCTAATGAAGCTCCAGGATTAGCTGATTGTTGGggtgatgaatttgaaaagctGTATGCAAAGTACGAGAGTGAG GGCAAGGCCAAGAAGGTTGTTGCAGCACAGAACCTCTGGTTTGAAATCTTGAAGTCTCAGATAGAAACTGGAACACCATACATGCTTTTCAAG GACACATGTAATAGAAAAAGTAATCAACAGAATTTGGGTACCATCAAATCTTCAAACTTATGCACCGAGATTATTGAGTTCACAAGTCCTACTGAAACTGCAGTATGCAATCTGGCATCCATTGCTCTACCTCGTTTTGTCAGGGAGAAG GGGGTTTCTATAGAGTCACATCCATCAAAACTGGTTGGCAGCAGTGGATCAAggaatagatattttgattttgaCAAGCTTGCGGAG GTTACTGCGATAGTTACAGCCAATCTGAACAAAATAATTGATATTAATTATTACCCAGTTGAATCTGCACGGATATCAAATCTACGACACAGGCCAATGGGCATAGGGGTTCAGGGTTTGGCAGATACATTCATCTTACTTGGCATGCCTTTTGATTCACCTGAG GCTCAGAAGCTGAACAAGGACATATTTGAGACGATCTATTACAATGCTTTGAAAGCTTCTTCAGAACTTGCTGCAAAAGAAGGCCCTTATGAAACTTATCAAGGAAGTCCAATCAGCAAG GGAATTATTCAACCTGATATGTGGAATGTTACTCCATCTGACCAATGGGATTGGCCTATGTTAAGAGACATGATTTCCAAGAATGGAGTGAGGAACTCTCTTCTTGTTGCTCCTATGCCCACTGCTTCAACCAGCCACATTCTTGGCAACAATGAGTGTTTTGAGCCATACACATCCAACATCTACAGTCGAAGAGTTCTAAG TGGAGAATTTGTTGTAGTGAACAAACATCTCCTGCATGACTTGACTGAAATGGGTCTGTGGTCACCTGCCCTTAAAAACAAAATAATTTATGAGGATGGTTCAGTTCTCCAGATTCCAGAAATTCCAGATCATCTGAAAGCAATTTACAA AACTGTGTGGGAGATCAAGCAAAGAACACTAGTTGACATGGCCCTTGATCGTGGATGCTACATTGATCAAAGCCAGAGCCTGAATATCCACATGGATCAACCCAACTTTGGGAAACTGACTTCCTTACATTTCTATGCTTGGTCAAAG GGTCTAAAAACTGGGATGTATTATTTGCGCACACGTGCTGCTGCTGATGCGATCAAGTTCACTGTGGATATCTCCCTGCTCAAG AAACCCAAGCCGGTGGATGATGATCGGGAAGCCAAAATGGCACAAGTTGTTTGCTCCTTGGATAATAGAGAAGAGTGCATGGCATGTGGAAGTTGA